A portion of the Syngnathoides biaculeatus isolate LvHL_M chromosome 7, ASM1980259v1, whole genome shotgun sequence genome contains these proteins:
- the si:ch73-61d6.3 gene encoding occludin, whose protein sequence is MFDKQPYDSPPVYTPPSNNGFGTPGSFHAPLSDYNAYPPPPGSYYIEDKPQHFYKWRSPPGIVKAMMAVVIVLCVAIFACVASTLMWDIQYANGLGLGYGYGSGYGGGYGVGTYGSGYGGYGSYGGYGNYQGSYISPYSAKTAMIAMAGINFIGALAFFIASFSKTSAIRSRKYFLALLIASIIMAVLQGIINIVYMVGVNPMAQGSSSVIYNPMLVMCQNLYQTGYSQMGGVGGFPIYNQYLYHYCFVDPQEGVAMVCGFLIVIALAVAAFYAHKTRGKIWRYGKPNIFWDQPLIGGKASEGRDVEEWVNNVEESRSVQDAPTLLVSEKGGGLLNASANSVISYPPAKVDRSSLNEDTYDNKEYSEGTAGRPSEAFSHGGRTSSSPSEETGGGRKPSANRAKRRRRNPDMDESQYETEYTTGGETGNELDMEEWESMYPEITSDEQRHDYKSEFDADLRDYKRMCADMDDVNDQLNKLCKQLDTLDDTSDKYQGVAEEYNHLKDFKRTPEYQSKKKECRRLRHKLFHIKRMVKNYDKSHS, encoded by the exons ATGTTTGACAAACAGCCCTATGATAGTCCCCCTGTGTACACCCCACCATCCAACAATGGGTTTGGAACGCCAGGCAGTTTCCATGCTCCTCTGAGTGATTACAACGCTTACCCTCCACCACCAGGCTCATACTACATTGAGGACAAACCGCAGCACTTCTACAAATGGCGGTCACCCCCAGGGATCGTCAAGGCTATGATGGCTGTTGTCATCGTGCTGTGCGTGGCCATCTTCGCTTGTGTGGCCTCCACGCTTATGTGGGACATACAGTACGCGAATGGCCTGGGACTAGGCTACGGCTATGGATCTGGCTACGGTGGTGGATATGGTGTAGGCACCTATGGCTCAGGATATGGTGGCTATGGCAGTTATGGAGGCTATGGTAACTACCAGggttcctacatttccccctaTTCTGCCAAAACAGCGATGATTGCCATGGCAGGCATTAACTTCATTGGGGCTCTGGCTTTCTTCATTGCCAGTTTCTCTAAAACCTCTGCCATCCGCAGCAGGAAGTACTTTCTGGCCCTCCTGATCGCCAGTATCATTATGGCTGTCCTTCAG GGTATAATAAACATTGTGTATATGGTTGGAGTCAACCCCATGGCCCAGGGATCATCCAGTGTGATCTACAACCCTATGCTCGTGATGTGCCAGAACCTCTATCAGACAGGCTATTCGCAGATGGGAGGAGTGGGAGGCTTCCCAATCTACAACCAATACCTCTACCATTACTGTTTTGTGGACCCTCAAGAG GGAGTCGCCATGGTGTGTGGATTCCTGATCGTCATCGCCCTGGCAGTCGCCGCTTTCTATGCACACAAAACCAGAGGGAAGATCTGGCGCTACGGAAAACCAAACATCTTCTGGGATCAGCCTCTGATTGGCGGGAAGGCATCAGAGGGCAGAGATGTAGAGGAGTGG GTGAACAATGTGGAGGAAAGCCGAAGTGTTCAGGATGCCCCAACCCTTCTAGTGTCAGAGAAAGGAGGTGGTCTGCTCAACGCCTCGGCAAACAGTGTCATCTCCTATCCCCCGGCCAAGGTGGACAGAAGCTCTCTCAACGAGGATACCTACGACAACAAAGA ATATTCTGAGGGGACCGCCGGACGACCATCAGAAGCATTCTCCCACGGTGGGAGGACCAGCTCCAGTCCGTCAGAAGAGACTGGCGGGGGCCGTAAACCCTCTGCCAATAGGGCCAAGCGGCGCAGACGTAACCCTGATATGGACGAGTCCCAGTATGAGACCGAGTACACCACCGGAGGAGAAACGGGGAATGAGCTCGATATGGAAGAGTGGGAGAG TATGTACCCTGAGATCACATCTGATGAACAACGCCACGACTATAAATCAGAGTTTGATGCTGACCTAAGGGATTATAAGCGGATGTGTGCGGACATGGACGACGTCAATGATCAGCTGAACAAACTCTGCAAGCAGTTGGACACACTAGATGACACCTCTGATAAATACCAG GGTGTAGCAGAGGAATATAATCATCTGAAAGACTTTAAGCGG ACACCAGAATATCAGTCGAAGAAGAAAGAGTGTCGCAGGCTGCGACACAAACTGTTCCATATCAAGCGGATGGTGAAGAACTACGACAAGAGCCACTCATAG